Genomic window (Streptomyces sp. NBC_00078):
GGCAGCGCGAAGCAGCTGGCCGACGCGTCCGGGCTGACCGTGACCACGGGCACTCCCGCATACATGGCGCCCGAACAGGTTCTCCAGACCGGCGGGTTCGACGGCCGGGCCGACGTATACGCCCTCGGGGTCGTCGCCTACGAGCTGTTGACCGGGCGCAAGCCGTTCGGTTCGGGCGGCCGCACCACCCTTGCGGCGGCGCAGGCACCGCCGCCATCGTCGCCGACGCTTCCCAGAGAGCTGGGGGCTCCGAACGGCATCGACACTCTTCTTCGTGCCGCGCTGTCCGTGGAACCCGAGAACCGACCCCCCCACCGCGCAGGCGTTCGCGGATGCACTGTTGTCCCAAGAGGGAGAGGAGCCGGTGCCGGCCAGGTCCTCAAGACCGACACCCCTCGCGGTCTGGCTCGCGGCGGGTGCGGTGTTCCTCGTGACAACGGTGCTGACCTGGTTGTCCCGCTGAAGGTGTGGGGTTCGTCAGGGCCGAGGCCTGCGCCGAAGGCATGCACGGACGCGATCAAGTGCGTTCCGTCGGGCGCTAGGAGCAAGTCGGTCAGGCGAGGGTGTGTGGCGAACAGGTCGTGGAACGAGGTGGCACCATCCAAGGCGCGGAACATGACGATCATCCTGCCCGCCCGCCGAACTGTGGCAGGGGTCCGACGATCTGAGCGGACCGGACCGAGGAGTACCGGCTCGGCGGTAGTGCCTCCGACGGAGCGTGGCCGATTCGAACTGACCGCAGCGCGTCTCCTAGGGCAGGGAACGGGTGAGCCACACCACTTCGCCACTGTCTTCGGCCGAGACGTGGTCGCGCTGGAACCCAAGCTTTTCGAGGACGCGAAACGATGGCGCGTTCCAGGGACGCACCGTCGACCAGAGCCGTTTCCGCCCGGTCGCGATCGCCGCGTCGAGCACCGCGGACGCCGCCTCGGTGGCATAGCCCTGCCCGTGCACGCGCCGGAACAGCTCATAGGCGATCTCCGGCTCGTCAACAGAGGCCCGACCGACAGTGAGCCCGCAATACCCGATGAAGTCGCCCGCTTCGCGGCGGATG
Coding sequences:
- a CDS encoding GNAT family N-acetyltransferase → MPYWPMPLQLDTARLTLRQWTESDIDGHRVLVAERGGGMPSIEDNRRMIEDQRAASALTGIALLPVIRREAGDFIGYCGLTVGRASVDEPEIAYELFRRVHGQGYATEAASAVLDAAIATGRKRLWSTVRPWNAPSFRVLEKLGFQRDHVSAEDSGEVVWLTRSLP